The DNA window TCCCTCAATAGCAGCAAAGTCGGATGCTGCTAAGGTTGTCTGCAAGTGGACATAGGAGTCACAGAACATTAACAATAAATAGAACTGAAATTACATCAACAATCGAGCACCGATCGCAGCAATCACAAACAATGGCGTACCTTATCAGCGTCCGATGTCCCACTAGCGTCATCCCGAATAGCCTTTGCCACGTACCCAGTGAACTTTGTTGCTTCTTGTTTGATCTTATCCCAACGAGACTGGACAGACCTCAACGTCCTTTTTGGGAATGAACCCCGCCTCCCATTGTATTGTTTCATAACATGATCCCAGAAGTTGTCTCTCTTCTGGCCAGTGTTCACAATTGGGTCACAACTTATCTCTAGCCATGACCTCACAATGTTGACATCTTTCTCTACTGCAAAGTTGGCCAATTTGGTATTACTGCCCCCTCTTTTCCTACCTCCATTTGATGGACCACCAACAATTGCTACCTCCTCTACCTCGTCATCCGTTGGATTGTGCATTTCATCTACATTTGCTGAAGGCTGCAATTGTGGTGACATGTGTGGATGCATACCTCCAGCATTGGGTGGAGGCATACCTGCTGTAGTCATGGGAAACATACCTGCTGCAGTCATGGGAGGCATTCCCGGATGCATGACCTGATTGGGGTTCCAAGCACTTGGGCCGGTCTGGTACATAAACACGTACGGGTTCAAGCCGCCTTGGTACGGAGGATTGCCACCATGCCTATTTCCATCAGGCTGCTGGAATTGGGTTGGGTCCATCCTGAAAATGTGGGAACAAATCCAACTTCAAGCCTATTCAAAGAAACGTACAATCGTCCATTCATTTTCTACAGATTCGTATAGCAAATACACTACTTTTATTCTTTTAATATGAGCAAACAACTTCGACATGCTTGTTTGAAATTGGCATAACTAACAAGATGTTCATCTATCCAAGCGTCGGTTCCTACACACGATTCAAGCAGATCAGATACAGTTCCCCACTGGCACTTTGCAGCTCTGCTCCCGCCGTCCCGCACTCCCGCGCCCGACGCCCCGCAGCCGCAGGCcccgcgcgctgccgcccgcgcgccgccgccgcaggccctCCGCGATGACGGCTCCTACCCGCAGAACTGCAACCCCGACGCCGCCTTCAACTCATCCAAGTTACCATGCCGCCCTTCCTCCTCAGTTCCTCCTCCCCATTCGTGTTCTTCTTCCCGGTTGCCATGCCCCCGCCCCAGGTCGCCGccccaccccccaccccccccccccccgccggccCACCCCGAGCGCGCGGCGCCCCCGCAgcccgcccctgccccgccgccggcgcgccgccACTCGCCACACCTCATTTTTTggccgtcctccgccactggTTCCATGTCCTACCAGATCGGCATGCAACCAAATACAACGAACACACAGAGAAGGAAAAACGCACCTGCGGCTTTGTCTCCCCCGCTCTGAATGGCCGGTGGAGCTCTCGTCCGACGAGGTACGGGATCCGCCTGGAtctggccgccgccgcttcccagCCTGCACGGACGGCACCGGCAACTTCTTCTCAGGCGAGCTCTCCTCTCTCGCCTTCCCTTCGTAGGCCGGGACAGCCCTGctccctcctccgccaccgCACTCCTCAGATCTACGAAGAGGACATGGCTCCTCCAGGCTTGCAGCGCCTCCCGCTGCCATCGCCTTGCACGCCGTCTTCCTCTGCAGGGCGCCCAACCGGAGAGTCGCCAAGATTGGACCTCCTCGCCGGCGCTCCGCCTTCGCCTTCGCCCTTCTAGCCGAGCGCGCGAGATACTTGGCTGGGGGAGAGAGACGACGTCGCAACAGGGGATGGAGCGATGGAGGAACGAAAGGATTCCGCTGTATTTGCCGGAACCGGAAGTCTACTCCACCGTAGCGGAGACCGTGGCGGAACCGGCTGCGGACTTTTTTTCGCTAAATCGTTCCGCCAAAGGATACCAAAACGAGATACAGGGATGGGCTGCAGATGGTCTTAGGATCTGAGATTTGGATAttcaaatttttttaaaaaaatgataGTATAAAGTATAGATTTATAGTACTTAAGAAATAAATATTAAAATAAAATTGAGAAGTGAGTTATTTGAGCTCAAGAGGCAATATATAATTGGGAGGCTTGTTTTGTGATgttattttatatttttgatatatatataaatttttTTCCCAAAAATTTTAGATATTCAACCGAATACCCATGCATCAATACTGGACCTGCCCCTGACCATACTGCAGAGGATACGAGTCCACGGTCATGTTCCAAGCGACTGATTTGTACAGGCCAACCTCCGGTTTGGTCGGTTTGTTGCATGCATAGGTTCGTGTCAAATCCTGATGATAATCTCCACTCTCCCATAACCTCCTATAAACCCCCTACAGTACATGCCGTCgccaccaaaaaaaaaaaaactcgcgCGTGTGCTTTCGATGCACAACTTCTCGTCCAACTTCATCATTAGTTGTACAGTAGTACTGTAGTAGTAACTAGTAAGCCGTGAGCAAGTAATAAGTGGAGTATACGGGTGTCTTGCTAGGCGACGTAGTTGGCCTTCTCCTCCCGCATGGCGTCGGCGAGGTCGGACCACCTGGTGCGCGCGGTGATGACGAGCAGGGCGGCGGCCTGGCACGCGAGCCCGCAGATGAGCCCCGCCCAGAGGCCCCTGGCGCCGAGGTCCAGCTTGAAGGCGAGGAGCACGGCCAGCGGCATGCCCACGAAGTAGAACGCCACCAGGTTGGTGACCGCCGCCAGGTGCTGCCAGCCGCAGCCCCTGGCCACCCCGGACAGTACCCCCTGCGCCGAGTCCAGCACGATGGACACCGCCATCAGCGGCGCGATGGCCGCGAACTCCGACACGATGGCGGCGCTCCCGCTGAAGAGCCGTGCCCACTGGGTGTGCCCCAACGCCAGCAGCGCCACGAAGGAGACGGCCAGGAACACGGACAGCTTCAGCGTCACCGACACCGCGTTCTTCGCGCGATCCACGTTCCCGGCGCCGATCTCGTTCGACACCCGCGTGCTGCGAAATCGTTCGAGAAGCAAGACCATGATCGAATCGCACTGCACGGCCGGCGTTTGTCAGAAGAAACTGGACAGCTTGAGTAGGTAACTAACGCACCTCACGGCGGCGCTGAACCCGAACGTGATCATGTACGCGATCGCCTCCGTGCTAGTGCTGCGCACACACACAATTCGTCGATCAGGTGGTCAGTTCGTTGAGAGATGAACCGCGGCACGCACTCATCTGAATCTGATCGAGACGAGAGACATACCACATGGCGATCAGCGACGTGCTCACCGTCGAATTGGGGAGCAGGCCGGCGATCAGGACCAGGAGCTCGAACGCCCAGTACTCCAAGCTGCAGCCAGAAAGAGAAGCAGCGCGCGTTACATACACAGACACAGGCACATCGGCCgaacaaggagaagaaaaacagaaaGCGACTGACTGGCTGACTGTCACTCACCAGACCATGACGGCGGACGGCGTGGCGAGCTTCACCGTCGGCAGCACGTACTTGAAGGCCTCGACGGAGAACCCCGTCCACGTCTCGCCGAAGGCCTGGGACCGCGTCACGTAGGCGAGCAGCATGAGGCAGGAGACCCAGAACGTGGCGGACACGGCGGCGGATGCCCCCGCGACGCCGAGCCCGAGCACGTTCACCAGGAGGTGCGCCAGCGCGACGTGGAGCGCGAAGGGCGCCACGGAGCAGGCCACGAGCGGCGCCACGACGGACTGCGTCTGCAGGTAGCGGAGCAGGCACTGCAGGAAGGAGAAGGCGAAGAGGCCCGGGATCTGGCACCGGacgaaggaggcggcggcgcgggacaCCTCGGGGTCCTGGCGGAGGAACAGCAGCACGGGCTCCGTGAAGCACCACAGCGCGGAGACGAGCACGGAGACGGCGGCCGACATGATGAGCGACGACTGCAGGTACAGGCCCAGCATCCGGTACAGCCGCGCGCCGTACGCCTGCCCGCACAGCGTCTCCAGGGCGCCGCTCAGGCCCGTCTGCAGAAAATAGAGCAGCCATGCATGGTTACCAGCTTCCATGGAAAAGGAAAACAATGCGGCATCGTTTGATTTGAAAACAGGTTCCTAAAATGGATAGGTTTTGATTCAGTTTGTGCCCGATCACAAATACCAACACGAAATGGCGGTTGTAAACATTCACCTTATGgccctgtttggcacagctgaaacttaTTCAGAAACCAGCTGGTGGCTAGCTGGCCAGAGAAGCAACTGGTTAATGAAGCAGCTGGTCACGGAccctgtttggcacagctgaagCTTGTTCACAGGCCCTCACTCTCTCTCCTTCCACCTCACACTCTCCTCACCTTCTCTCTCTACCACCTTTTCCCCATCcaccgctctctctctctctctgaatcGAGCCAAGAGCACCGTCATCTCTCTCCTCCGACGCGTCCCCGGAGCGCGCCGCAGAGATCAACCTCTCCCTCCCGGGGGACGCCTTCGACGCCGTGGACCGCGCCAAGGCGGCGCTCGAGGCGGGGGGCCGGAGGCCGGTGCGGGGGGcggggggccggcgcggggcgcggggggcggaggcTGATAAGCTGCAGAAGATGGTCCGCTCCCGCTGCCCATACGACGCGCGTTTTGTGAAGGAGGTGCATAAGCGCTGGCGGGGGAAGCGGTCCAGAAGCCTACCGTTTGGCCAGCCCGCGGCTTAAAATTGATCAGAAGATGGTTCACaagctgtgccaaacagggcCAATAAATTGGGTGGAAATTACGTCCTGATATTCTCCTCAACAAATAGGAGAAAGTGAAGTGGCTAAAGGATACGTACTTCATCTGCAATAAATACAGCTCATATACTACATGTACAACCGTTAAAACTAGCTATGTGATTTGAGCCGTTTTATTCATAGGTGAGGAAACACCCAGAAATGATTAGATTCCGGTTTTAAAGGAGCTGTGTATTAGGCCAATCTCAGTGGAGGTTTTGTAAAGAGTTTTATGTGTATTACATATTATGTCATATCAGCAAAATTGTTGTCATAGCACGATAATTATAAGAAAAGAGGAGAGAGAGTTTCATGAATGAGAGAAGAGTTTCATCACATGACACTTCTCTGGCTTGGTTACAAGTTCTCAGTATTGGTAACTGTATCATGAAACCATGTATTGAGACTAGTCTTAGGGTAGTCCCAACCCTCCAACTCAGTTGGTGTCTATAGAATTAAATATAGTGCCAACTAAGCAAAAATCTGATGTGACATGGAAATTAATGAGGTGAGAGAATGAAAAACGAGAAAACCGAAGAAATCTATATATCGCGCGCACGGGTGGTAGGTGAGGCGTCGCAAAAGGGGAGCGGTCGCCGGCGAGCTAGGGGATGAGGCAGGGAAGTGGATGgagcggccgccggcgagggGTTGGAGGTGGGCGGAGTGGCCGCTGGCGAGGTCGTCGGCGGCCGGGATGGTGGATGAGGCGGCGGAGTTTAGGATTTCGGGGTTGCCGGGGGTGGGGGGCGGCTCCACGGTCACTGGCCTTAGAGAAGgaggttggcggcggcggcccaatgGTGATGGTGGTTTGGCTGGCGACGGAGGTGTTGCGGCGTTTGAGCGCCGCCGGCCAGGCGGGGTCGGACAaccggtggccggtgagggacAATGAGAAGATAGGGAAGAGGGAGGTGGAAGATAGCGGTGGGTGATGGGCGGGTGGCGCTGCGGCgagagccgcccgccgccggccgggacGGAGGACGAGGGGGGGGTTTGGCGGAGgatggaggaagaagatgggCGGGGAGCGCCGCTGCGATTGGATGAGTTCCAATCACAGCTGCAACGAATAGACGCCCTTAGGAAATCGGGTCGCATGCACGAAACCGAAACGACGCGTGGACCAAGACGCTGCAAACTAGCAAAATCAGCgttaggctatctccaaccgtaGTTCTCTATATCCTTCTTTATATCCGTCATTTATAgacttctctacaagattctctcctctatatctcatttctctccaacacgttctctaaatctcgttctctatacattaaaccctatatgagaaacgtattttgttccaaatttttatacatacgtatttatcatatctcaaatgctatggatatattttatttttatttaatccagtgtttaaaacgtaaagaaaaaatagagaagaggagagagaatctctatgtACAGAGAAAATCTgcagcgttctctattttaaaGAACCATTTAGATAATGCTGCTGGAGCATGTACATAACACAATCTTTAGCATAGAGAACAGTTCGAGACAGCGTTGGAGCAGCTCTTCGTTTCTTCATCCCCGATTTTCCACTTCCTCCCGATCCGCTGCGTCGCCGCCATACCCACCGCGCGCACCAGCTTCTCCGTGCGTTGATGGAGCCGGTGATGGAGCAGGCCTTGATGCCTGCCGGCCGCCGCTAccctgccatggccggcgctagccgcgctgccgcccgcgTTCGCATGCCAAGCTGCAGCCCGCCACCATGCTCGAGCTTCCCGCCGCGAGCCCCGCAGCCACTGCCCGCCCACGAGCCTCGTCGTTGTGTCGGCCGGTTTGCCGCCAGTGGAGCACCTGGCCCGATTGGGAAGAGGGGGTGCCTCCAGGTTGAGTACCTGCAGCGCGGCTCTGCTAGGGAGTTGTACAGGGGAAATGTTGCTTGCATCCCGAGCAGATAGGAGCGCTTGCCCTCCATCGATTGCTTGCTCAGTGAATTGTATTTGGAGAAAATAAGAGTTGTTGCTGCAGAGGTAGATTTAAAGCTTCGATTTGACAGAGATGGAAATCTGATTTTATGGATTTGGCTGCTTGCTTGCTGGAAAAGAGGGAGAGATCCATGAAAGACGGGGAAGAGAGAAAGAcgaagaagagagaaggaacCAGAAAAGGACagaggagagagaggtagaGGACGACAGCTACGGAGAGAGAAAGAgtataaaatttattttggatgtATGTAAAGAAACTCTGCATTGGATATTGTAGTTTATAGTACAAGTGTCTTATTGACGTGGCTATGTAGCCATCATTTATGGACACCGTGGGTTTTACGTGCGTGCGTGCTGAATCGACCAGAGAACAGTTCAACCCTCGATTTGCTCATTGTCTTTGGAATCATCAGCGGGCGTTAGCGTATAGGAATGAGTACGACCACGTAAACTAGTAACATACTCCGTACGAAGCCGCCGTCACCAGAAACGTGACCACGACCCCCCAAGCAGCAACGTCTGAAAAATCGTCCATATTCCAAACCCGGATCGGAAAACATGCACGTTTGACTGCTTCTGGGCTTCAGGAACCGTATGAATAAAAGGGACGCCTCTTTTGTTTATGCAAGAGATTTCGAGGCGACGTGTCAGTGTCACGATTCGTGTTTTATTTTATTCTGTTTGGCATCTCAAAGAAGAAGACGAAGAAAAGGTTCAATTCATGCATGCTGTATTGCTGTAGCTTCAAGCTTTTGTACCGTGCAATACTAATGCAGTCGGGGACGACGTGGACTGTCGAGTCTGAATCGATCAACCGGTTGCGGTTTTTCCTTCCTCCACCGCGATTTTCTAGGAACGTAAGGCCACTTGCCTTCCAAAGGTCCACGCACGCGCGGATGTTTGAAGGAGCTGGCACAGCGGGTACTGTCGAGATCCGACGATAGGGGCGCTCGCACGTGCTAGCTGCCTGCCTACTACTGGTTTGGGATGACTCCAGCTTCTCTAATTTTTAAAAAAGTTTATTttaagaaggaaaaaaaagaagaaaaaatagATTCTGATACCCTACCTTTAGTAAGATCATATCTCGTTTGATGTTTGATGCGGCTATTTCAAGCTTCAGACTTGCTTACTGTAGTGTTACTGTAGCATGCAGAAACAGGAGATAGAGAAGTCATAATTTCTAGCTCTACTAGCTTCTCCTCTTTTCTAGTTTATTTTGGGGTGCAGAGAGAAAAGAAACTTCTTGCTGCTACATGAAGCCGCACCAAACATGCTCTAAATAAAGCTTTAGCAAAATATTGTGATAACGCTGACCAAGAAGCCCTGCCGAAGAAAGCCTGATATACTCGCATGCCAGCTTCCGGTAATCATCAAACCATCATGCCGTCGTCGGAAGACCCCGCGCCACCGTGGATTCGCCGTTCGCGCCAGCTAGCTATTTATTAACTGATCATTTGCTGCCCGATGGGTGCAGGCACTACTACGAAGTAACTACGGTTCTACTATACTGCTAGGCGCCAAGGACCGGTGACACTGGTGGTTGGTCTTCCCGAGGAGTGGTCAAGTCCATGATACGTACAGTATCGACACTACCTTTTTAGGAGTGGATAAAAACCATACGTTTATGGTGGATGTGGTATCCATCTCGATCTGATGCTATTTTTAGAAGTAAGATAATGGTCCGTGTCTGAAAATAATTTCTAGAAGCGGAGCACGGCGTGATGCGCTCCTAGAAAGTTAATTTCTAGAAGCGCATTATACCATGACACACCCTTATAAATCTATTTCtagaaaattaaaaaaaatcaaaaatatATTGCAGCCAATCAGTCATCACCACAAGCCCATGTTATATTACTCGGGGTTCGAACCGCATACCTCAAACCTCGCACGTACCTTCCTCTCCACCACAGTACACAGTCACTCGTGACTTTACAAGGTAtgttattcttttatattaactctgaaattgatttgtaggtccgggtgacgccatcatccGTTCCTATAAATCCATTTCTAGAGACCAGTGATGCTGCCACCCGCCCactcctaaaaatatttttctactttattctgaaaattcatttaaatctttacatgtAGAAAAAACTGTAGATAAAAAATATGccaagtatatttcagtgtatataaaggttaagattgtaGAAACCTTGAAGCATGACTtaagttgtatgagatactatatagttATAGTTATTAGAcaacttataataatttttaaCTATTAAATGATCATAAatgaaaaagttatcaactacaaaATTGTAAGTTTTGTCAATCTCTACAATTTTagtataaagtttgacttcatccgaaATCATATGTAACTTATGAATCTTTTTTGCGTGGGACTATTTGTAGCACCCACCTCTAAAAATACATTTCTAGGGATGGATTAATTGCTATAGTAATTCCGCTCTATATTTGTAGGAACGAGTTAAGTTTTGAAAAAAATAGGGCGTTACTGTGTATCGGTTTTTATTAGTGCGAGCTGATAGCGACATGTACCCTCCCGGCTCTCGACGGCGTGCTACGCATGTTGGACTCTTGCCGTGTGCGTGTGCGAGTCCTGAGTGAGGCAGGTGAGA is part of the Panicum hallii strain FIL2 chromosome 2, PHallii_v3.1, whole genome shotgun sequence genome and encodes:
- the LOC112881220 gene encoding uncharacterized protein LOC112881220, which codes for MAAGGAASLEEPCPLRRSEECGGGGGSRAVPAYEGKAREESSPEKKLPVPSVQAGKRRRPDPGGSRTSSDESSTGHSERGRQSRRMDPTQFQQPDGNRHGGNPPYQGGLNPYVFMYQTGPSAWNPNQVMHPGMPPMTAAGMFPMTTAGMPPPNAGGMHPHMSPQLQPSANVDEMHNPTDDEVEEVAIVGGPSNGGRKRGGSNTKLANFAVEKDVNIVRSWLEISCDPIVNTGQKRDNFWDHVMKQYNGRRGSFPKRTLRSVQSRWDKIKQEATKFTGYVAKAIRDDASGTSDADKTTLAASDFAAIEGYNFQFMHCWDLMKDEPKWQDVKQRSSKTVGSNTIDLDGDEASPAGTGKRPIGRDAAKACKKKCPSGSTSSSEYASNLQDLSLQKMTMWQEENSKKVNRFDHLASIEEKRFDEMREHNKSILQLEEEKIKIMRDKLNMQMQEKERERLEREKQEDERILKVDLDSCAPELRLYYEALREEILHKVSARRQRSRQV
- the LOC112882197 gene encoding protein DETOXIFICATION 19-like, which translates into the protein MLVTTQSHFHSAPRGRLRQRGSAGAAASHRGRGRGRARVISTTAARSLIARRPAAAAAGRRRRAAGHPLLAAGSSGAPLPAGSSGGPSDDGSMPLAPLLAGDGGEPAAARPAAPSWLGRVVDTEEARAQLRFAVPMVLTSMAYYGIPLVSVMFSGHLGDVQLAGATLGNSWATVTGYAFVTGLSGALETLCGQAYGARLYRMLGLYLQSSLIMSAAVSVLVSALWCFTEPVLLFLRQDPEVSRAAASFVRCQIPGLFAFSFLQCLLRYLQTQSVVAPLVACSVAPFALHVALAHLLVNVLGLGVAGASAAVSATFWVSCLMLLAYVTRSQAFGETWTGFSVEAFKYVLPTVKLATPSAVMVCLEYWAFELLVLIAGLLPNSTVSTSLIAMCTSTEAIAYMITFGFSAAVSTRVSNEIGAGNVDRAKNAVSVTLKLSVFLAVSFVALLALGHTQWARLFSGSAAIVSEFAAIAPLMAVSIVLDSAQGVLSGVARGCGWQHLAAVTNLVAFYFVGMPLAVLLAFKLDLGARGLWAGLICGLACQAAALLVITARTRWSDLADAMREEKANYVA